The genomic window CACACTTCAACAGCTCTATCCGAAACGGCTGCAACCTTGTCCCATCTGGCTGCTGTTTGGTTGAACTTGTAAAGGAGAAGAACTCTACCAGGGGCCATGACCGCAGCGTAGAAATCCTTGCCGTGTGAGACCATCCTTGAAAAGAAGGTGTGCCAGGGAAAAAAGACCAGGCCGTTATTGAGCGGGATTATTGCGCTCATTTTTTGGGTGGCTGGATCAAAGTACCGGGTCAAGTAGTCACCCGAAGTGGAGGTGGAAAATAAGGTCATTATCTTGTCCTCGCTGTTGACGGCAACCTGGGGCAGGAAGGACCAGGCCGGGTTGGGGGAAACAACGTACCAGTCACCCGCATCGCTGTTATCCTTGTTGAATTCCGACAGGTAAATGACCAGGTTCTCATCTATATCTGGGATTTTATAATCGCTTTTCCAGACCGCCCAAACGTGGTCCTCTGAATCGACGGCGAGATGGGGCTGTGTCGAAGCGGTTACGCCATCCCTGGAGATATTGAAAGGGGCCCCGAAAGTGGCGTCATTCTTTCCCTTGCGGTGCAAGTAGGCTTCCTTGATGAAGGTATTGACTATCTCGCAATCGATGGTGACTACCTGGTCGGTTGAGTCGACGGTCATGCCACTGGTCTTGTCATACTTACCGATTCTTGGAATTGTGGCAGGGGCTGTCCAAACTCCGTTCTTGAATGACGCGTAGACCTGGCCGTTGGCATTTTCCCACATGCAGTGAAAGTTGTCCCTGCTGTCGATCTCTATATATGAGGAACCGTAGTCAACAAGCGTTGGTTGGGCGCCGTAAATTACCGCCGGAGCACTCCAGGTTCCGTTCTTCGGGCAATAAGAGTAATAAAATTTTGTTCCCTCAGGGCCCCTTAAAATCACCAGGCGGTTGCCTTTGGAGTCCTCGGCAACTCCGGGGCCGCGCCAGTTTCCAGTGTCGTTGGCTGGCGAGACTTGGACCATTTCAACGGTTGCGACTTGAGCGCCAGGGCTATCGGTTTTTACATTTGTCGGGTCCTTGGCCTCGGAGGAGGCGCCAATGATCGTCCCCATGAAGAGGATGGAGATGGCCATTAGTATGACCACAGGCAAAACAGATTTTTTCATAATGCTTCTCCTAAATTGTTTTCTTAGAACTAAATTATATAATATATCCCCAATAAAGTCAACATTTGACCAACCGCTTTTTTTTGCTTTCAAAGAAGGCTATTTCAAAAGGGAATTTGCCTGCAAATAGCGGACAATGGCCTGCACAAAGATCTTGTTGCCAAAGGCATTGGGGTGGATATTGGCTTTGCTGATCCTGAGGTCCTGGACCTTGTAAGCCAGCATTTCGTTCAGCGGGTCGAGAACGGGAAAGCCGTAATCGCGGCAGAGCTTTTTCACTATTTCGTGAATTTCGCCGAACAGGTAGTGTTCCATGTCGGCAAATTCGGTATGGATGACGAACAACACCGGGATTTGCGGCTGGGTCAAGGCGCGGATTTTGGCGAAGGCTGTGTTCAGGATCTGCCAATTCTCGGGTTCCTTATAGCCATCGAAGTAATAGCGGTTATACCCTATCTTAATGAATTTGTAGCCATCCTTGGAATATTGCGGCCGGGTATCGGCATTGGTTTTTTTCAAATAGAGACGATTTTTTATCAACATGTAGGTTTTTAAATGAGACAGGAGGCCGTCCAATAAATCGCTCCCGGTGGAAAAAAAGGAGTTGTAACCTTTATAGGTATGCAGGACTCGCCGCTCCCGGCTAAAAACGCCTATATCGTTCAAACTGTAGCCGATGATGATCAGGTCGGGGGAATACTTCAAAACTTTGTCCTGGATCCTCTCCGTTTCCTGGGGGGTGTTGTAGCCCATGACTCCGAAATTGATCACTTCCACTTCGGGGCGAATTTTTTGCAGCTCCCGCTCCAGCTGTTTTGGCCACGTATCTTCCAGCTCCAATCCGAAGCCGAAGGTGCACGAATCGCCGACGGCGGCGATGCGGAAAACTCCTTGCGGCTTGGGGATGGAATATTCCCGATCACGGATTCCGTCCTGATTGATCCTATACCAGGCATCGTCCTCGAAAGCGGAACTGCCGGGGATCAGTTCGTAACCCATAAGCGGATTGGCTGAAAAACGATGGGTTTTCAAGGACAGGGGGATGACCGTTTGCCCGTTGAGCTTGTTCCAGAAAACCCTGACAAAAACTTCGACGACTGCGACCGTTAAAACAGTCGCTAAAACGATGACGAAAATACGCAAAAAGAATTTTTTCATAAAACCATTCCTTGCTTCAGATAGAAAACATTTTACCACACTCATGCCTGGCGGGCAATATGGCGCATTGCCTCATCCTCCAGGTAGAGTTTTGATGAGGCCATGTGCGGTGTTGACAATTGATTTTTCGTTTAGTAAGATTCTTTTTGAGGCTTGATTCAAGGGAAGAGGGTTAACCCCCACAGCCCCCGCTGCCGTGACCGGACCAGGCTGACCTGGAAGCATCTTTGAAAGTCTCAGCCACTGCCCCCCGATGGGGTGGGAAGGCTTTTTAAAGATTCCGGAAGTCGGAAGACCTATCAGGTATCAACCCGATGCGCATTATCTGCGGAGGGCGGATAATGGTGACGCTCTAAGTCCTCATTTTTAGAGCCTTATAGCAAATTCTAAAATTTGTTAGCTTTTTAGAACAAATTATGAATTTGCTATCTAAGGCTCTTATCAAGTTCAGCTGGGTTAGGAGGTATGGCCATGGCGCGTAATTTGTTTTTTTTCTGTTTACTGGTGTTCCCGTTCATGCTTTTTTCCGGGGAAAAAAAGGAAAAGCCGGACATAGAGGAAAAAATCGAGGTCATCGGCAAGGTGCCGCTGGCCAAGGCGTTGCAGAGCGTAACGGTTTTCAATGAAAAGGAATTGGCGTTCCTGCAATTTGCCGGCTTGAAAGCGGCCCTGAACCAGACCCCGGGCATCCTGGTCCTCAGCGCCGGCCATCCCGGCCAGTTTGCCTATACGTTCGCCCGCGGCGCGGCGGTCAACCAGATGCTTTTTCTTGTCGACGGCTGCAAGCTGTTCGATCCCTCGAGTTCGCTGAGCGGCAATTTTTCATTTTTATCGCCCCAGGTCATCCAAAAAATAGAGATCATCCGCGGTCCGCTCAGCAATCTCTACGGTTCGAGCGCCATGGGCGGGGTAGTGAACCTGATCACCAAAAAGAGCAACGGGTTCGGTTTTTCCT from Candidatus Aminicenantes bacterium includes these protein-coding regions:
- a CDS encoding GDSL-type esterase/lipase family protein; protein product: MKKFFLRIFVIVLATVLTVAVVEVFVRVFWNKLNGQTVIPLSLKTHRFSANPLMGYELIPGSSAFEDDAWYRINQDGIRDREYSIPKPQGVFRIAAVGDSCTFGFGLELEDTWPKQLERELQKIRPEVEVINFGVMGYNTPQETERIQDKVLKYSPDLIIIGYSLNDIGVFSRERRVLHTYKGYNSFFSTGSDLLDGLLSHLKTYMLIKNRLYLKKTNADTRPQYSKDGYKFIKIGYNRYYFDGYKEPENWQILNTAFAKIRALTQPQIPVLFVIHTEFADMEHYLFGEIHEIVKKLCRDYGFPVLDPLNEMLAYKVQDLRISKANIHPNAFGNKIFVQAIVRYLQANSLLK